The Hirundo rustica isolate bHirRus1 chromosome Z, bHirRus1.pri.v3, whole genome shotgun sequence genome contains the following window.
CTGCATCAtaagtcagaaaaaatatttcaccctAAGTAGTAAAGAATATTATTTAACGAATACATAGAGTACATGAAGAAGAGTCATTATGtttgacaaaattatttcttatcttaatGGAAACTGGTATAGTTGATGCTTTTTTCCGTTTCTTGTAACACTAAGCCATGGAAATTTACATTGTCTTTGATGGATAAAAAGAGGCTTAAATCCAAATTTTTCCAAACCAAGCGGGCTTCTTACTGACACCAAGAGACAGCCAGCAGAGCAACTTGAGTCCTTGCTTATGAGAACCAACATGGTTTCTGAATAGAGATGTTAGAACAGATTAAACTCTGCCAGGTTTCCAATCTCTTTATCTATCCAATTCACTCTATCTATGAATAAAGTGTCATTCTAAGAAAGGGAACACATGCAGGCAGTTTACATGCAGGCTGGCCAATGTGTTTGAGATGGACTTTAAAGTGAAGGACTTTAGGGATGGGTTTCAAAACGGCAAGCTCACACCATTGCATCCAATTAGGAAATAGACCGGGCCAACCAGAGCAGTGACAAATGTTCCCTAGCTGCCTTCAAAGGTAAGAACCAAAGGTCAGCCACCTCAAGGCGAAGTGTGTGTGGTTGTGGTAATTCTCCTGCACCCCTACTGGGAGACCTTCATGCCCAGTTACCTCCCTGGAATGCTTATAGACCGATGCATGCAgcatgggaaataaaaaaaccttctaTTATGTAATGCTTGGCTGGGTAGATGCGGGGAGAGCAGTGGATGTTGTCTACCTGGATTTCTGCAAGGTTTTTTAATACTGTGTCCCATAACATCCTCACAGGAAGTTCAAGAAGCACAGGTTGATGAGTGGACAATGAGGTGGGTTGAGAAttggcagagctcagagggttGTGATCAGCAGTGCAGAGTGCAGCTGGAGGCCTGTAGTcagtggtgttccccaggggTCAGTACTGGGTCCAGCCTTGTTCCGTTTATTGATCAGTGACCTGAGTGAAGGGACAAGCTGGTGGATGGCCcaggactgggaggagtggTTGATACACCAGGAGGCCGTGTGAGACCTGAACAGGCTGGAGAGTTGAGTGGAGAGGAACCTaatgaagttcaacaaaggcaaatgcagagtcctgcagctgggggagAATAAACCCATGCACCAGTACAGGCTGGGGACCAGCCTGACAATCACAGGATGTTCTAGTAGCATGTAAATGGGTCAGCTAAACTGGTAACACATCTTGGCCAGCTATGGGTGCAATATGTCCTATCTCTCCATAGACATCCATTAGTGAAAACACTGATCGCATTGATTCTATTCCAAGGAAAGTGTCTTTATGCTTTATTCTTTgagaaatatttgatttttcctaataaaatattttatttttcattaaaaaattagttATCTGCAAAAAAACACATTGTGTCCAGAGAGATGAAAGACAATACATTTATTAAActttgagaaaaacaaacaaaacactaaCATAGAGAAAGTTAAATAGAAACTGAAAGACACATCTTCTGACCGGCATATCATGGCTTGTGTGACCAGTAAAGTACCAAAATGACATTCTGAGTTTCACTGAGGTATTTAACTATTTTTGGCAATAGAAACAGAGTAAGAAACTTCTTTCAAACACACACATAGGCATTACTTGCATTAGTGTCTATCATCTATGAAACTTTATATGAAACTAAATAAAGTAGCAGTTAGAAAATTATAGCAGCAAGTTAGCAGAATATCTAATGCACACTTATGATAAAGTACGTGCTAAACttaaaaatcccacccagtAGTTGGGCCCAGTTGTATAGCACTTGGTCACAAAAAGAGCATCAGTGAGTTCAGTTGAGACATCATAAGCAAGACCTGAATTTGCTGCACATCATACACTTCTGTTCAGGTCAGAGTAAAGAAATGAATATTCCTATATGCTTTCTAAGAAGAACCCTGCTGTGATGAAACCGTGGCTGAGGAAGGCAACtccttaattaattaattaaggaCTTAATCAATTAATTAATTGGCTAATTGCAAAGCTCTGTCAGGTTCTTAACATATGCAAGAACAAGGAGAGCTTCCTCACTGAATTTCAGtgttctcttctttccttctgaaaGCCTGCCTAACACGGTCAGAGGAGATGCTGTTAGgctgcaaaaatgaaaaccacGTTTGAACAATACTGCACTTGATCCCCTTGTTCCACTGAAGTATTTTAATCCTgttatatctttaaaaattaactgctGGCTAACTTCTGAAGTCCTTAGTTTATTCTTTTTATATAAAGAATTTATGTGGCACAGACTAATAAATGTAGTGATACCTTTGGCTCTGGAAGGGCTTCAGAAGTTGGTCAAATATGAAGATACTATGCTGCTAAATTATCAGAGCTTATTCAAGTGCTCTcaaaaattttcagtgaaagttTAGTTGCACAGTGTTTAATACTGTGGTCAACAAGATTTTGCTTATAAAAAGTGTGTTATTATTAGCATTAAATAGAATCTgatgaagaacaaaataatttgccCAAGTAtgttgtatattttaaaattttacacaGAACTTTAAATTGcatgtatatttgtatattagTTACTGTAACAAAGTAATAGAATCAGTTACTTTTAAGTTCctacaatatttcaaaatttttctgtaGATTTCTTTGGAGGTATAAAATGGCTCtgtaaaaatctatttttttcttttagctgtgaacaaaattttaaaaaccagaaaacttctTTTTAGGACTGCAGCAATTACATTACTTAAATGGGTCACTATAATTGAACTACAGCATTTAGtgtaatagaaaatatttatggttTTATGACCaaagtattaaaatatattttaccaATTTATATAAATCAAAATAGATGTGTTATTTAGTCAAGCTACTTTTGTGGTTTCACCTATATGATTAGTACCGAATTAATGATATAAAGATTTCTGCCAACAGCAGTTTTTTCTAAATTCTTACACTTTGACCCCCTGATTTTTAGCTTTATCAAAATGAACAATTTACTGTACATTAAACACTAATTTCAATGTTTGATTTCACAAAAATCAACACCCACAAGAACAAGACAAAACAGCCTCAAGACAAATTCATAGATAATATTTACAGAACACAATAGGAATATTTTGATGTATATTTTATGCTGCAACATTTCAGATAAAATTATAGGAACCACAAAAAACTTCTAGACTTCATTTTGGTTTCAGCATACAAGCCCAAAACTGACTCTCTGCTGTGAAACTCTACACGCACCTAGTCACGCACCTATGGCATGATTTTGTTCAGCTGGTCTGTGCTCACATAGCCACAAGAGACGTTGAATTCCTTGTCTGGCACCGGCAGCGCGGTAGCATTGAGCACAAGGCCCTGTGGAGACTGAACAATGTGGATTGACGTATAGTCTGCGACAGGCATCTCTGAACTGGGGGGTGCAGCTGTTGAAGCTCCAAGATTGGCAACAGTAGTGGTAAGGCTCTCTGTGGTGAAGTAACCATCTTCATTATATCCTTGTTCCTGAACATGTGGCTCATTCTCTTCGTGGGAAACCACAGCAATGCATTTTTTCACATCTGCTTCACAGAAATAGGTGTTGTCCATGGTGAAGTTTTGTTCTGTGCAGCCTTCACGCTGTGCTCTCCCCAGCTTGGATTTCTGCCCTGGTGAAAGTACAACTCTGCCTGCTGGAGTAATATCACTCACTTGAGTGTAAAAGTCAGTACTTGTCAGTGAATTCTGGTTGCTTATCTGGGTATGGACTGACAGATGGGTTGACTCAACACTGTCTTCAAAGGGTGCCCACACGTTGCTGTTTTCAGACTGAGTATTCCTATGCCGGTGTTGCAGGTCTGTGCTGGCAAGGTTTGGAAGTGACTCATCATTATCTTGTCTTTCCAGGCACAAGAGatcctcttctttttcagtaGCCTTTTTGAACTGATCACTGTCAGAGGTGGCATCACATGTGTCGCTTGCACTGAAGTCTGTCTCTGGAATATCTGGTTCACAACAACTGGCCCGTCCAGAATCATCATCCTTCGTTCCCAAGCAACTGTGAGATTTCAGATGATCTTCACTCAGGAGCCTGTCAGTGTCTGAGGCTCTGTTCTTTTCTTCAGGGTCTTCTATGTCCAGCTCAATAAACTCAACCCACAAGTCATCACTGTATATCTGTGTCTTGTAGCTATCATGGCAGGCTAAGATGGAATTCACTTCATCTAGCTTGCCTTTCTACAAAGCacataaaaaagaattttataaagaaattagtAGAAATACTTGTCCTTTTTATGATGTTAACTTATAAAGATAACTGTAGTTATGTAATAATTGCAAAGggattcaaaattattttctgcagacTAATTCTCTGGCAACTCCCCAGATGTCAGAATTTTCTTCGACAAAACATTTCCGCCTGGGACAACAGTTGTTATCTGCTACTACAAGAAAGATTCTCATTGCAGATTTTAGAGTTCAACATTACCTTCAAAAGATCTGGGTCAATCCCTTTGATCTTTGGAACtggcacaggaggaaaaataagcatttttaacctggggggaaaaaaaaaaaaaaagcttttaattgaCAGTGGTCTTTTTTTGAGGAAGTTAGAAAGGAGACAGGCTTACATTGCATTTAGATTTAATGACTTCAAAACCTAAATGTTTGAAAATGAGATTTCAAATACTCCTAAGGAAAAGAACTAATGTTTTCTCTCATGGCAAATTAAGAAACGAGTTTTCTTCATGCTTCCTTTTTTGAAATCACTTGAATTTATATAGGAATCCATTTTGGAGTCTGGTCTTTGACAATTCAGTGCTGTATAGAAAGAGTAAATTCCTAGAGCTCTGTCAATATATTCCCTTTTTACATACTTTTCAATGGAACCTGATACAAACCTGTGacatttccaaaatttttttCAGGGATACCATAGCCTTGCATAtgctcaaaaaaattaaataggagAACAGAAAATGGGAATTGGTGGAAAGAGTGAATTACTTTAGAACTAATAAATAAAACGGAAAAACATCTGCAAAAATTTAGGCTAGTATTTTGCCATCTCTATGACAGTTCTGCTTTTTGAATTATTAGTCCAACAAGTAATATATAATTAAGGCAGGGGTTTACCCTTGTAGGGAAAGGTCTAGTAACTTGTTTGGACATTTGCAGGCTGTGGAAATACATACTATTCTAGTCCTTCATAAAGTGCATTCCTAATTTTTTAGGGGACAAAAGACCCCTCCAAACcaccccctctgtccccccagTTCTAACAGAAGGATGATTTTCCCTTAATAATAATCCAATAGTAGCTGGTCATGCCTGTCTCTTCCATTTTACCTCCCTGCTTCTTTTGCCAACAggtaaacaaaaggaaaattcaaaattcTCTTTATACTGGGTTAATTGCCTACTTTAGAAAGTAAGGTGTGGGAAATGGTAGATACAAAtccaaatatttgttttttctgcctttttagtGACCTTGGTGAGGTCCAGAGAGGGTCACAGAAGTCTTAAAAGAGCGTCTAGAGAGAAATTTAGGCACCTTTGGCTTAACCATGGCATGTCCGCATTCCTCAGATGTTTCTAGTTTTGAGCAGATCCTCAGTATTCTGCTCAGCAAGTCTAATGAGAGCCAGAAGTCTGGTAATTTTCCACCTAATCCCTGGAGAGGCAGTGGAAACTGGTTGGGCTATCAGGGTTAGGAGTTGTGCTTTAGAGCTGAATCCACAAATTAGGTATTCTGACAGGACTGGGCATTGCTTCTAATGAAACACACAAAGAATTTTACCACTCACTGCCTGGAGAAGACATTTGGGAGGGAGAACTATGCCCTGCTCCTTTCTTAGCCTAGCATAATTCAAGCTCTCATCTCTCAACTCTAATGACCTAAACCTATGGCATCTGTCCTAGACAGACTCATTCAGAGCCTGTGAGATCAGAACTGAGGAAAATATGAATTGGTATCTTTCAGAATCAGGAGGAAACCAAGACTGGATATTTTGCATTATGGAAAACCTATGCAGGCTGCTTCTCTGCAGAATACATTGCCATTCCACCACTAAATGGTGCACTTTGAAGGAAAGAGCACATGCCCACAGTCCAGCAAAACTTTCCACATGAAGGTCCTCCACATGAAGAGGAGAAAAGCTTCTTCCAGCATTCATGATTAGCATGGAAGATATTTATAAACTCTTAACCGAGATATACTCCAGTCCTCAAGATTTTCTGAGACTAAGCCACCTC
Protein-coding sequences here:
- the GHR gene encoding growth hormone receptor gives rise to the protein MDLRHLLFTLALICANDSLSASDDVLQWPQISKCRSPEMETFSCFWTAGNFYNLTVPRILQLLYKKSNEEDWKECPDYITSGQNSCYFNASYTSVWTPYCVQLASKNEVYDKKCFSVDEIVLPDPPVHLNWTLLNTSQTGIHGDIQVRWDPPPTADVRKGWITLEYELQYKEVNETKWKELKPRLSTMVPLYSLKTARDYEIRIRSRQRTSEKFGEFSEILYVSFSQIGIGCDHCTEEVEFPWFLVVVFGVCGMAVTVISIMLSKQPRLKMLIFPPVPVPKIKGIDPDLLKKGKLDEVNSILACHDSYKTQIYSDDLWVEFIELDIEDPEEKNRASDTDRLLSEDHLKSHSCLGTKDDDSGRASCCEPDIPETDFSASDTCDATSDSDQFKKATEKEEDLLCLERQDNDESLPNLASTDLQHRHRNTQSENSNVWAPFEDSVESTHLSVHTQISNQNSLTSTDFYTQVSDITPAGRVVLSPGQKSKLGRAQREGCTEQNFTMDNTYFCEADVKKCIAVVSHEENEPHVQEQGYNEDGYFTTESLTTTVANLGASTAAPPSSEMPVADYTSIHIVQSPQGLVLNATALPVPDKEFNVSCGYVSTDQLNKIMP